The following proteins come from a genomic window of Heptranchias perlo isolate sHepPer1 unplaced genomic scaffold, sHepPer1.hap1 HAP1_SCAFFOLD_350, whole genome shotgun sequence:
- the LOC137311551 gene encoding urotensin-2 receptor-like — protein METSEGLNISQLSLNASLNVSSHRWSSGPSSDELLVSSLIGTVLCLMFLVGSVGNVYTLLVMCRSMRSRASMYIHIVNLATADLLYLSTVPFIVYNSLVKDWSFGQAGCRVLLTLDLLTMHSSIFILTVMSTERYLAVVKPLETARGTRAHRKAVALAVWLVSFCLTLPMMIMIHLEERSFQDGSVRRLCTPTWSDEDNKVYLTILFTTSILAPGVIIGYLYISLARTYWVSQTNNLLNQEIPRSPKHKVIYLIFIIVLTYWACFLPFWIWQLFPLYSDSFRLPFNTQGYINDLVTCLTYGNSCINPFLYTLLTNSYKEYLKGRQRGSSGWPAVACRRSRNGSLKLVRRSISSGTHQGTENTVAAALKGTGGCLGV, from the coding sequence ATGGAGACCTCAGAGGGTCTGAACATCTCCCAGTTGTCTCTCAACGCCTCTCTCAACGTGTCTAGCCACCGGTGGTCGTCGGGACCGTCTTCTGATGAGCTTTTGGTGTCTTCCCTGATCGGGACAGTGCTCTGCTTGATGTTTCTGGTGGGCTCAGTGGGCAATGTCTACACTTTGCTGGTCATGTGTCGCTCAATGAGGAGTCGTGCCTCCATGTACATCCACATAGTCAATCTGGCCACGGCTGACCTCCTGTACCTCTCCACCGTCCCCTTCATCGTCTACAACAGCCTGGTCAAGGACTGGTCGTTTGGGCAGGCCGGCTGCCGCGTCCTGCTCACCCTGGACCTGCTCACCATGCACTCCAGCATCTTCATCCTGACCGTCATGAGCACTGAGCGCTACCTGGCCGTGGTCAAGCCCCTGGAGACGGCCAGGGGCACCCGGGCTCACCGCAAGGCGGTGGCTTTGGCCGTGTGGCTGGTCTCCTTCTGCCTCACCCTTCCCATGATGATCATGATCCACCTGGAGGAACGCAGCTTCCAGGACGGATCGGTGAGGAGGCTCTGCACCCCAACTTGGAGCGACGAGGACAACAAGGTCTATCTCACCATCCTCTTCACCACCAGCATCCTGGCCCCCGGGGTCATCATTGGCTACCTCTACATCAGCCTGGCCAGGACTTACTGGGTCTCCCAGACGAACAACCTCCTCAATCAGGAGATCCCCAGATCGCCCAAGCACAAGGTGATCTACTTGATTTTCATCATCGTCCTGACCTACTGGGCTTGCTTCCTGCCCTTCTGGATCTGGCAGCTTTTCCCCCTTTACTCCGACTCCTTCCGCCTGCCCTTCAACACCCAGGGGTACATCAACGATCTGGTCACCTGCCTGACCTACGGCAACAGTTGCATTAACCCCTTCCTCTACACCCTGCTCACCAACAGCTACAAGGAGTACCTCAAGGGCCGTCAGAGGGGGTCCAGCGGCTGGCCAGCCGTGGCCTGCAGGAGGTCCAGGAACGGGTCGCTCAAGCTAGTCAGGAGGTCCATCTCGTCCGGAACACACCAGGGCACCGAGAACACGGTGGCCGCTGCCCTCAAGGGAACCGGAGGCTGCCTGGGAGTGTAG